In the Campylobacter concisus genome, AGCCTGTGTCCGTTACAAGCATCACAAATTTTCTCACTCATGTATTCGTCAAAGTCTTTGTAATCCTTCAAAAGCCCATGTGAAATTTTAACCACTCCATCAAACTTTCTAAGCAGCTTATTTCGCTTCCAAAAAAACTCAACTTCCTTGACATTCCCGTATAAAACAAGCCTCTTTTCATCTTCACTTAGCTCATAATATGGCTTTTTGATATCAATGCTATTTTGCTCACAAAAAGCAAGTAAAAATTTATAGTAATAGCTCATGTTGTAGCCGTAAAGTAGCCTGATCGCTCCATTTTCTATCGACTTTTCCTCATCGATGATCTTGCTCATATCTAGGCTGTATCTTATACCAAGTCCGTCACAGTGCTCGCAAGCGCCCTTTGGAGAGTTAAAGCTAAAGCTTAGTGGCTCAAGTGGCGTAAATGAAATTTTGCAGTCAAAACAAGCCATGTGTTCACTGTAATGTATAAAACTCTCTTTTAAGCCCAGTTCATCGGCATTTGCGATCTCTATCTCAACCTCTCCAAAGCTCTCATTTAGTGCCTTTTCTACGTCGCTTGCAAGGCGCTCGTGATTTTGCTCATCAATAGCGATCCTATCAACGATAACCTTTATCGTGTGTTTTTTTGTTTTTGCAAGCTCGATCTCCTCGTCAAGCCTCACTACCACGCCATCTATCTGCGCTCTCACAAAGCCTTTTTGGCGTAAATTTTCGATCAAGTCCGCCCATGTGCCCTTTTTCTCACGAACTAGCGGTGCATAAATGATTACTTTTGCGCCAAGTGGGAGTTTTGAAATTTCATTTATGATATCGCTCGCACTCATTTTTGAGATAGGTTTGCCACATTTATGGCAGTGTTGAACGCCGACCCTTGCGTATAAAAGCCTTAGATAGTCGTAAATTTCTGTAATCGTACCGACCGTTGAGCGAGGATTTTTAGAAGTCGTCTTTTGATCGATGGCAATTGCAGGCGTTAAACCCTCAATCTTATCGACGTCAGGTTTGCCAACACGATCTAAAAACTGCCTAGCATAGCTGCTAAGGCTCTCCATATATCTTCTTTGTCCCTCAGCATAGAGTGTATCAAAGGCTAGCGTACTCTTACCACTGCCACTAAGACCGGTAAAAACTACTAATTTATTTTTAGGAATTTTAAGATTTATATTTTTTAAGTTATGTTCCCTTGCGCCAGTTATTTCAATAATATCGTTCATTAAATTTATACAACCTTTTTAAAATTTTAATCTGTAAATTTAGTCTAAAAGTGATAAAAGATTTATAAAGTAGTTTTTCTAAAATTTAAGATTGTAGTTAAATTTAAGAGCCTATTTATATCATTTTCAGCTTTTTTTGATATTCTACGCCAAATTTTAATCTAAGGAGAAAAAATGTCTGTAAAAATAACTGATATATGCATAAGCTGTGGTTCATGTATTGATGAATGCCCAGTTTCAGCCATCGTTGATGATAGCGACAACCCAACTGGAGCAGACGCATACTATGTTTATTCAAATAAATGTGTTGAATGTGTAGGCTATAACGATGAGCCAGCCTGTGCATCCGCCTGTCCAACTGACGGTTGTATCGTATGGGACGCTGTTGTAGCAGGACAACCTTCTCGCGATCAAATCGGTGCTGATGCACGTAATGGCTCTATTCCAGTTATTCAATAATTTTATATTTATAAATTTTAGGCTCAAATTGAGCCTATTTTATTTTTAAGCTTTATTTGATATAATTGCCAACTTCAATTTAAATAACCTAGATTTAAGGAAAAATTTATGCAAAGAACACTTTCTATTATTAAGCCTGATGCTGTTAAGAAAAATGTTGTTGGAAAAATTATAGATAGATTTGAAAGTAACGGCTTAAGAATCGCAGCTGCAAAGAAAATCCAACTTAGCAAATGCGATGCAAAAGCATTTTATGCAGTTCATAAAGATAGACCTTTCTACAACGATCTAGTCGAATTTATGATAAGCGGGCCAGTTGTGGTTATGGTTTTAGAGGGCGACAATGCAGTTGCTAAAAACCGCGAGCTAATGGGTGCAACTAACCCAAAAGAAGCAGCTCCTGGCACTATAAGAGCTGATTTTGCTGATAGCATTGATGCAAATGCGGTTCACGGAAGTGATAGTCTAGAAAATGCTGTGAATGAAATAAATTTCTTCTTTGCTTCAAGAGAAATTTGCTAATTTTAGGTCAAGAAAATTGATTATATCTTTTTCTAAAATAGCAAACAAAGATATAAGCTTTGAGCTAGTAGGAAATGATAATTTAGTTTTTATTGGAATTTTAAAAAGAAAAGACCCTTTTTTGGTAAAATGCCAAGGCAAAATAAAAGGGAATATAAATTATGTTTGCGATCGATGCGGTGAAGTATTTATGCTACCTATCGATCAAGATGTAGAGCTAAATTTAAGTGACGGTATTTATAAAGATAGCGAAAATGAGCTTAGCGATACGATGGAATTTTTTGATGGCAATATTAATTTAAAAGAAGTCTTTGAGAGCGAGTTAGAAGCTTTTAAAAGTGATTATTTCTATTGTGAAAAATGTAAAAATTTATAAAGGAGAGTAAAAATGGCAGTACCAAAGCGAAGAGTGAGTCATTCTCGTGCAGCAAAACGTAGAACACATTATAAAGTTACACTTCCAGTACCTGTAAAAGACAAAGATGGTTCTTGGAAAATGCCTCACCGCATAAACAAAACTACAGGTGAATATTAAAATATGATTCGCATTGCTATCGATGCTATGGGTGGTGATTTTGGTGCAGATCCTATAATATCTGGTGTTATTGATGCACTAAAAGAGACAGAATTTAAAGCTGTATTAGTTGGCGATAGCAATGTCATCAAACCACTCATTCCACAATCTTATTTAAAAAATATCGAATTTTTAGAAGCTAGCGAAGTTATCTCGATGGCAGATGGTGCGACTGATGCACTTAAGAGAAAAGATAGTACGATCTACAAAGCAATTGAACTCTTAAAAAATAAGGAAGTTGATGCTTTAGTTTCTGCCGGTCATAGCGGTGCAACTATGAGTTTAGCTACCCTAAGAATTGGTAGACTAAAAAATATTTCTCGTCCAGCAATTGCAACACTTATGCCAAATTCAAAAGAATCTGCGACTTTAGTTTTAGATGTTGGTGCAAATGTTGATTGTAGAAGCGAGCATTTGTTTCAATTTGCCATAATGGGTGAGGCCTATGCAAAAGAAATTTTAGGTAGAAAAGAGCCAAAAGTTGGTCTTTTATCAAATGGCGAAGAAGAGAGCAAAGGCAATGAAGTTAGCAAAGAAGCCTTTAAATTAGTTTCTAGGCTTGATAGCTTTGTTGGTAATGCAGAAGGCAACCAAATTTTTGATGGTAGTATCGATGTAATGGTTTGTGATGGTTTTATGGGAAATATTCTTTTAAAAACTAGCGAAGGCGTTGCAGACGCTATAGGTAAAATTATCAAAAAACAAATTAAAAAATCACCTCTTGCTATAGCTGGCTCTGTACTCATGAGAAAAGTTTTTAAGACACTTAAAAAGCAGGTTAGCTATGACGAATATGGCGGTGCACCACTTCTTGGTGTAAATGGTTGTGTTATCATAAGTCACGGCAAAAGCAATTCAAAAGCTATAAAGAATGCAATTTTTCAAGCAATAAAATTTGCTAATTCAAACATAAATAAAGTTATCGAAGAAGAACTTTCGCACTTTGCAAGGTAAAATATGCCAAAAGCTTCACTGATTTCTATCGCTTCTTATATTCCAGAAAAAATTCTAACAAATTTTGACTTTGAAAAAATGGTTGAAACAAGTGATGAATGGATAGTAAAGCGAACAGGTATCGAGCAAAGGCATATTGCAACTAACGAAACAACAAGTGGCCTTGGTACAAAGGCTGGTGAATTAGCCATAAAACGCTCAGGACTTGATAAATCTCAAATAGATGCAATCATCTGTGCCACAATATCTCCAGATCATCTTTGTATGCCTTCTACTGCTTGCAAAATAGCTGCAAATTTGGGTTTAAACTATGGAGTTACAGCATTTGATATAAGTGCGGCTTGTACCGGTTTTATTTATCTTTTAGAACTTGCAAATTCTCTCATTGTTAGCGGTGCCAAAAAGAATGTTTTAATCATTGGGGCCGAAAAATTAAGCTCTATTGTTGACTATACAGATAGAAGCACTTGTATATTATTTGGTGATGGAGCAGGTGCAGCTGTAATTAGTAGTAGTAATGGTAATGAGATCATCGATATCCATACAGCAAGTGACGGCAAACAAGCTGAACTTTTAATAACTCCAGGATGTGGGAGTGTATTTCCAGCTAGCGAGGAAACACTAAAAAATAGGTTAAATTTTATCCATATGAGTGGAAATGAAGTTTTTAAAATAGCAGTTCAAACACTTAGCAAAAGCGTAATAGAAATTTTACATGCAAATAAAATGCAAAGCGAAGATATTGATTTTTTTATACCTCATCAAGCAAATATAAGAATAATAGATGCAGTAAAAAATAGATTAAATTTTAAAGATGAGCAGTGTGTCTTGACTGTTGCTAAATATGGCAATACAAGCTCCGCTTCAATTCCGATGGCTATAAATGATGCCTATGAAGACGGCCGTATCAAAAATGGTTCAGTTTTGCTTCTTGATGCATTTGGTGGCGGCTTTACATGGGGATCAGCAATTCTAAAATTTGGTGGAAAAAATTTTAGCGACTTACAATAATTACAGCAAGTAATTTTCTAAATTTTTAGTAACGCTTTTACTAATTTCTTTCAAGTATTCTCATCAATAAAATTTTTAAAATTCAAATTTTTAACACTTTTAACAAAAATCCATTTTCTACTCTTATCAATAACGCTAAATTTACTACACAAAAATTTCTAAAATATATTTAAACTAAATTTAATTTTGAATAGATATAATTTCGCAATCAATAAAATTTATTATTAAGGAGAACAAATGTTAGTAACAAAAAAAGCACCTGATTTTACAGCTGCAGCAGTTTTAGGAAACAATCAAATTGTAAATGATTTTAATCTTTATAAAAATATTGGCGAGAAAGGCGCAGTTGTATTTTTCTATCCAATGGACTTTACTTTTGTTTGCCCAAGCGAAATTATCGCATTTGACAAAAGATATGACGAGTTCAAGTCACGTGGTATCGAAGTTATCGCAGTTTCATGCGACAACCAATTTTCACATTTTGCATGGAAAGAGACTCCAGTAAACAAAGGTGGTATTGGCAAAGTTCGCTTCCCTATCGTAGCTGATATGACAAAATCAATCGCTCGCGGATTTGACGTACTTCTAGAAGATGCTGGTGTAGCACTTCGTGGCTCATTCTTACTAGACAAAGATGGCACTGTTCGCCATGCAGTTATCAACGATCTTCCACTTGGCAGGAATATCGATGAGATGATAAGAATGGTTGATACTATGCTATTTACAAATGAGCACGGCGAAGTTTGCCCAGCTGGCTGGAATAAAGGTGATGCTGGCATGAAACCAAGCACTGAAGGTGTTGCTGACTACCTTTCACATAACGAAGGCAAACTATAATCAACAGAAATTTCTAGGTATCTTTTACCTAGAAATTTCTCCTCCAAATAAATTTAAATACTTTTTTAATATAACTTTTTATATCATAGCCTTGGCTTTAATCAATAACATTCCGGAGACTAAATGGATTTTAAAGGCAGGCAAGAGCTTGTAATAAATTGCGAAGATAGCATACTTAAATTAAGAGATAAATTTATCGACGATGGTATCAAATTTTGTAGACAGCTAACATTTATCGTGCCGCACGATCAGGTAAAAATTTGTCTTGAAAACATCTTTGATACACTGCTTATTCAAAAGCCAAATGCTACGCAGCTACAAGATGATTTGAATAATCTAATACCAAAATCAAACGCAAGAGATGAATTAATCAATTTTCTACTTTTAAATTTGACTTTAAATTTTAGTCACTCTTGTGACAACAGTACCTTCGTAGGTTATTTCGTAAATGCCGTTTCAAGAATCAAAGAAATTTTATGTGGTGCCAAAGATCAGCAAGAAACAAATGTAAAAGACATGATCGAAACCGGAACATTTTTTTATGAAGATCCGATCAATACTTTCACTCGCATGAAAAAAGCCAAGGTAAGGCCAGAGCTTTTAAATTTATATGATGGATTAAATATAAAATATGAGGCTGAAATTTTAGAAGTTAAAGAAGATAGTGTCGTTTTTCGCGTGGATATGATGCAAATTTTAGCCATGAAGCAAGACGGCAAAGGTTTTATTTTGCCAAATAGCTTTTTCTCAAAGCCATTATGTGCTGATATTGTTAATTACAATATAGTTAATAAAGGCGTCACTCTTTCAAACTTCTTACGAAATACGACGATGTACGCATATAAAAGAAAATTCCAACGTATCTTGCCAAATCGTTTTACCAAAGCTATTATCAAAGGCAAACAAGACAAGATTGAAGGTAGCCTTTATGATGTTTCTGAAGGCGGTATAAGTGTATTAAGCCCGCAAACTACAAATTTTCAAGATGGAGAAGAGCTAGAAGCGAGCTTTGATATCTCAATCGCGCCAGATAAAGTAAAAAACGTGACTTTAAAGCTAAGACTTGTTACAGAGCTAGCATATAAAGGCTACATAAGATACTGCATGAAGCTTATCGATGATGATGAAACGATAAAAGATTTTACGCAAAAGCGCATAAAAGAGACACTTGATGAGCTTCGCTCACGTATAAATTTATACGAATAAGGCAGCTAGTGAAAACAATACAAGAAAATTTAAAACTTTTTTATATCGGACTAAAAGACAAAGAACCATTTTTTTATAAAAATAAGGATCTAACCACCCACGCAGCCATCATCGGTATGACAGGTAGCGGCAAAACAGGCCTTGGTATCACTCTTTTAGAAGAAGCCTGCATAGACAATATCCCTTCTATCATCATCGATCCAAAGGGCGACATCACAAATTTAGCTCTAACCTTTCCGCAGATGAGGCCGGAGGATTTTTTACCATACGTCGATGAAGCAGAAGCGGCCAACAAAGGTCAAAGTGTAGAGGAACTTGCCGCTGCTCAAGCCAAGCTATGGAAAAACGGCATAGAGTCTAGCTTTCAAGATCTTGAGCGAGTAAAAATTTTAAAAGAGAGCGCTAGCTTTAACATCTACACACCAAAAAGCTCAGCTGGCATAGGCGTGGCGCTACTTAGTGATTTTACCTGCCCAAATATCACTGACGAAGAAATTTTTAGCAACTATATAAATTCACTTGCAGCCTCGGTATTATCTCTTATTGGTATAAATTCTGAGGACATGAACTCAAAAGAACAGCTGCTCATCTCAACCATATTTGATACTAAATTTAAAGAGCAAAAAGATATCAGCATCGAAGAGCTTATAAATTTCATCGCAAATCCGCCTTTTAAAAAGATAGGCGTTTTTGACGTCGATACCTTCTATCCAAGCAGTGAGCGCCTAAAGCTTGCCATGAAGATAAACGCACTTATCGCAAGCCCAAGTTTTAAAGGCTGGACGCAAGGCGTTAGGCTAGAAATTTCAAAGATGCTTTTTGACGAAAATGGCAAAGCAAAGTGCAATATCTTTACGATCTCACACCTAAATGACGCCGAGAGGATGTTTTTTGTCACCCTTTTACTAAACGAGATCATCGCGTGGATGCGCGGCACCGAGGGTACAAGCTCACTTAGAGCGATCCTTTATATGGATGAAATTTTTGGATTTTTCCCACCAAATGCAAACCCGCCATCAAAAACGCCTATGCTCACACTTTTAAAGCAGGCTCGTGCATTTGGTCTTGGCTGTGTCTTAAGCACGCAAAACCCAGTCGATCTTGACTACAAAGGTCTTAGCAACATCGGTACTTGGTTCATAGGCCGCCTCCAAACAACCCAGGACAAAGCCCGCGTTATAGACGGACTAAGCGGCATCGCAGGCTCAAGCTTAGACAAAGCTTCACTTGAAAATCTCATATCAAATTTAGCAAAAAGAAATTTTTTAGTGAAAAATATAAACGAAGACGGATTAAACGTCATCTCTACGCGCTGGGCGCTTAGCTATCTAAAAGGCCCGCTTAGCCGCGAACAAATTTTAAATTTAATGAAAGAGCAAAAAGAAAATTTATCTGATACAAGGATCGATAAAAGCGAGATGGAATTTAGCATAAAGCCCATAATCTCAAATGAAATCACGCAACTTTATGCTAACTCAAAAAGCCTCACGCCAAATTTATTTGCAAGCGCAAAGATAAGAATTTATGATACTAAAAAAGGTATCGATAGCGTTTATGAAGCAAACTATCTTTATGAACTAAATGAAAATGACAATGAGCCAAACTGGAGCGAGGCTAGCGAAGGCATGCACGTTGATGCGAGCGAAAATGAGCCAAGCGGCGCAAGCTTTGCTGCTGTGCCAAATTTTATAACGAGCGCTAAAAATTTTGACGCTTTAGAGAAAGATTTTAAAGAGTTTTTATATAGAAATTTCAAATTTAACACCTTTGAAGCGATGGGAATTTACTCAAAAGAAAACGAGTCAAAAGAGGAGTTTTTTATAAGGCTTCAGGATAAGTGCAATGAAATTTTAGAAGAGCAAACCGCAAAGCTCACGGCTAAATTTGAAAAAGAGCAAAAGAGCTTGCAAGATAAGCTAAACAAAGCCCTTGCAAAGCTTGATAAAGAGCAAAAAGAGATGACCATAAGTGGGCTTGATGCTGCCATAAATATAGGCGCTAGCATACTTGGAGCGATATTTGGCAACAAGCTTTTATCTCGTCAAAATGCGGGTAAAATCGCATCGAGTGCAAGAAGTGCAAATAGAGTCTTAAAAGAGCGAAGTGACGTCAAGCTTAGCGAGCAAAGTGTAAATGACATAAATTTAGCCATTAGCGAACTTGAAGAGAAATTTGCACAAGAGTGCGATGCGTTAAAAGAAGCAAATGATGTTAAAAACATCACGATAAACGAAACGCAAATTTCACCAAAGAAAAGCGATATCTATGACGAGAAAGTCGTACTTTTGTGGAGATGATTTATAAGATAATTAGTATTTTTTTACTATCATTTCTGTTAAATTTAAAAGGTAAAATATGCAAAATTTAATACTTTATGCCATTAGTTATTTACTTGGAAGTATTCCATCTGGTCTCATTCTTGCAAAAATTTTTGGGCATGTTGATATAAAAAACGAAGGTAGCAAGAGCATCGGTGCGACAAATGTTTTAAGAGTTTTAAAACAAAAAGATCCAAAATTAGCCAAAAAACTAGCCATTTTAACGATAGTTTGTGATGTTTTAAAAGGCGTTTTGCCACTTGTTGTCGCTTCACATTTGGGAGCTAGCCAAAGCGTGCTTTGGACTATGGCGGTTTTAAGCGTGACTGGACATTGTTTTTCAATATTCTTAGGATTTCAGGGCGGCAAAGGAGTCGCAACTGGAGCTGGAGTGATCGCATTTTTCTTACCAGTTGAGATCATTATTGCTCTAGCTGTTTGGTTTGTGGTCGGAAAATTTTTAAAAATTAGCTCTCTTGCTTCACTTTGTGCGTTGATAGCTCTGATTGCATCAAGCTTTATAATCCATCCAGAGTTAGATGAAATTTACACACATGCTCCGATACTAATCATCGCATTTTTGGTGGTTTATAAACACATACCAAATATCGTTCGTTTAATATCTGGTAAGGAGAAAAAAGTCGTATGAAAAGCGAGATGACGACGATCATTAAAGATTATAAATTTGAAACGATCATCGGAATGCTTGATTTTGAGCGAGTCGCTAAGCAAGAGGTGCAAATGAATCTAGAAATTTGCTCAACTGGCTTTATTGATTATGTTTTAATTATTGACTTTGTTAAAAATTTTTATAATGAAAGACAGTTTCAAAGCGTTGAAGAGTCGCTTGAAGAAACTAGCAAAGCGTTAAAAGAGAAATTTGGCTCACTAACTAGCCTTAAAATGGAAATTTTAAAAACTGAAATTTTACCAAACGCAGTTGTTGGAGCAAAAATAAACACTATTTTTTAAAAATTTATTAAACTATCTTGAAATATTGCTTAATTTATGATACAATCGCCCATAAATTTTAGTTTAAGGAAGCAAAATGCGTATTTTAATAGTTGAAGATGAAGTGACGCTAAATAAGACGATTGCTGAGGGCTTGCAAGAGTTTGGCTATCAAACTGATAGCTCTGAAAATTTTAAAGATGCTGAGTACTATATAGGTATCAGAAATTACGATCTAGTTTTGACTGATTGGATGCTCCAAGATGGCGATGGCATAGATCTTATAAACATCATCAAACATAAATCTCCACGTACTTCAGTTGTAGTTCTTTCTGCAAAAGATGATAAAGAAAGCGAAATAAAAGCACTTAGAGCTGGTGCTGATGACTATATCAAAAAACCATTTGATTTTGACATTTTAGTAGCTAGACTTGAAGCTAGACTACGCTTTGGTGGCACAAATATTATAAAAATCGATGAACTTATCATCAATCCAGATGAGGAGAAAATCACATATTTGGGTCGCGATATTGAGCTTAAGGGTAAACCTTTTGAAGTCCTAACTCATCTTGCAAGACACTCAGATCAGATCGTATCTAAAGAGCAACTGCTCGATGCTATCTGGGAAGAGCCAGAGCTTGTAACTCCAAACGTCATTGAAGTCGCTATCAACCAAATCCGCCAAAAAATGGACAAACCACTAAATATTTCAACAATTGAAACTGTTAGAAGACGCGGATATAGATTTTGTTTTCCAAAAAAAGCCTAAGGAATAGATTTATACTACAATTAGCATCTGGTGCTATGATGCTAATTGTAGTTATTTCGGTAATGCTTTATCACTATATAAGGGTTACCGTTTTTCAAAGTGTAGTTAATGAGCTAAACTATCAAGCCGAAGCTTATAAAAAAAATCCTCAGAATTTCAATCCTTTAAATTCAAAAACATTTACGATAGAAAATCCAAACAAAACCCTAGCAACGATAAAAGCAGACGAGCCACAAGATAAAGAAACATATATCGTAACGCAAAAATCAAAGGATCAAAGTAAAACTTTTTTAATAACAAAACTCGATGAAAGTAGTTATTTAAGCCTAGAAAAAGATACTACTCTTCAAGCTCATATAGTAGAAGAAATTTTTATAGATATTATAATCGTAAATGTATCAGCGATACTTTTGGTGCTTTTTTATGCACTATTTTTATCAAGAATGCTTTTAATACCTATAAAAATTTTAAGTCACAAGCTTACAAATTTAGACGAAAAATTTCTTCATGAGATCGATATAAAAAGTCTACCAGATGAGTTTTTACCACTTGGACAAAGCATAAATAGGCTAATCTCTCGCATCCAAACATTTGTCTTATATCAAAAAGAACTTTTTGTAGGCGTGGCACATGAGCTAAAAACACCGCTGGCTGTAATGAAAACAAAAAATGAAGTTACGCTTTTAAAGCCACGCGAGAGCGAAAAATATATCGAGGCACTAAAATCAAACAATGAAGCTATAAACGGCATGAACGCGATGATAAGTTCTGTGCTTGAGATCGGTCGCCAAGAGGGAGCTCAGTTTGAAGAGCCGGTAAATACCGATGTCATAGGTTTTTTAAAAAAACTTGCGAAAAACTATGAGATACTTGCGAAAAATGATGAAAAAAATATAAAACTAGACCTAAAACCAGAAATTTTAAATCTAAAAATACAAACTAGCTTGCTAACTCACATTGTGCAAAATTTTGTTCAAAATGCCATTAAATTTTCACCAAAAAATAGCACCATTACGATTAGCTCTAAGCTCATAAAAAATAAATTTATTATCGAAGTAATAGATGAAGGAATAGGTATAGATGAGAGCAAAGATTTATTTGCTCCATTTAAAAGATACGGCGACAAAGGTGGTGCTGGGCTTGGGTTGTTTCTAGCTAAAGGTGCGGCACAGGCTCTTGGTGGCGAAGTAGACATTAAAAATAGAAACGATAGAAGCGGTGCAGTCGCAAGCCTAGTTTTAAATATAAAAGGATAGAAATGGCAAAGAGAACCGCAGTAATCGACCTTGGCTCAAATTCTATGCGAATGGCGATATTTGAGAGAACGTCACGCTTAGCGTTTTTTATACTAGCTGAATATAAAACAAAAGTGCGTCTAGGCGAAGGTGGATATGGTTCAAACAATGAAATATCCGAAAGCTCAATGAAAAAAGCACTAAAGGCTTTTAGCGAATTTTCAAATATCATAAAAAGCTACAAATGCAATAAAGTCTTATGTGTTGGTACTTCAGCGCTTAGGGACGCTCCAAACGCAAATGTTCTGATCTCTCTTTTAAGAAAAAAACTTGGTATAAATTTAAAAGTCATAGACGGCAAAGAAGAGGCTACTTTTGGTGCGATCGCAGCCAAAAATTTACTCCATAATATCGATGAATGTGTCACTATCGATATCGGTGGCGGATCAACTGAACTTGCCAGAATAAGCAAAGGCAAAATAATAGATACGCTCTCACTTGACATTGGCACAGTTAGATTAAAAGAGCTTTTTTTTGATAAAAAAAACTTAAATAAATTGCCAAAATTTTTAGAACAAGTTACAAAACAGATAGATGAGCGATTTAAATGCCAAAATATAATCGCTA is a window encoding:
- the hsrA gene encoding homeostatic response regulator transcription factor HsrA → MRILIVEDEVTLNKTIAEGLQEFGYQTDSSENFKDAEYYIGIRNYDLVLTDWMLQDGDGIDLINIIKHKSPRTSVVVLSAKDDKESEIKALRAGADDYIKKPFDFDILVARLEARLRFGGTNIIKIDELIINPDEEKITYLGRDIELKGKPFEVLTHLARHSDQIVSKEQLLDAIWEEPELVTPNVIEVAINQIRQKMDKPLNISTIETVRRRGYRFCFPKKA
- a CDS encoding sensor histidine kinase, with translation MLIVVISVMLYHYIRVTVFQSVVNELNYQAEAYKKNPQNFNPLNSKTFTIENPNKTLATIKADEPQDKETYIVTQKSKDQSKTFLITKLDESSYLSLEKDTTLQAHIVEEIFIDIIIVNVSAILLVLFYALFLSRMLLIPIKILSHKLTNLDEKFLHEIDIKSLPDEFLPLGQSINRLISRIQTFVLYQKELFVGVAHELKTPLAVMKTKNEVTLLKPRESEKYIEALKSNNEAINGMNAMISSVLEIGRQEGAQFEEPVNTDVIGFLKKLAKNYEILAKNDEKNIKLDLKPEILNLKIQTSLLTHIVQNFVQNAIKFSPKNSTITISSKLIKNKFIIEVIDEGIGIDESKDLFAPFKRYGDKGGAGLGLFLAKGAAQALGGEVDIKNRNDRSGAVASLVLNIKG